In bacterium, a single window of DNA contains:
- a CDS encoding branched-chain amino acid ABC transporter permease: MFSAQNLISVCITSILTAGLYAVMSYGLAIIYGVMKVINLSNAGFLMLGAFMTLVYSQAWHLDPIAGAFLNMPLFFLAGVAVYAFLVRRVRRALPIASLLMLFGLWLVLQNAALTIWGSEDQSIITRYTYKALSFFDYRIAVTRLVVFAVALAVMGILHVLLNHTYVGKALRATVQDPQAALLAGIDTERISAIAFGLGTAFAGFAGGLMTLLFSFTPDFGAPFQLKSFTIIVLGGLENLAGVTIGAAVLAFAESFAVLFMRASLQNVVAYALLVVALIVMPGGVASLFGRRT, from the coding sequence GTGTTCTCCGCTCAGAACCTGATCTCGGTCTGCATCACGTCGATCCTGACGGCGGGGCTGTACGCGGTGATGTCGTACGGCCTCGCCATCATTTACGGCGTGATGAAGGTCATCAACTTGAGCAACGCCGGCTTCCTCATGCTCGGCGCGTTCATGACGCTCGTCTACTCCCAGGCGTGGCACCTCGATCCGATCGCCGGCGCGTTCCTCAACATGCCGCTCTTCTTCCTCGCGGGCGTCGCGGTGTACGCCTTTCTCGTGCGGCGCGTGCGCCGGGCGCTCCCGATCGCGTCGCTCCTGATGCTGTTCGGGCTGTGGCTCGTGCTGCAGAACGCGGCGCTCACGATCTGGGGCAGTGAAGACCAGTCGATCATCACGCGATACACGTACAAGGCGCTGTCCTTCTTCGACTACCGGATCGCCGTGACGCGCCTCGTCGTCTTCGCGGTGGCGCTCGCCGTGATGGGGATCCTGCACGTCCTGCTGAACCACACCTACGTCGGGAAGGCGCTGCGCGCCACGGTCCAGGATCCGCAGGCGGCGCTGCTCGCCGGCATCGACACCGAGCGGATCAGCGCGATCGCGTTCGGCCTCGGGACGGCCTTCGCGGGATTCGCCGGGGGACTCATGACGCTCTTGTTCAGCTTCACCCCGGACTTCGGCGCGCCGTTTCAGCTGAAGAGCTTCACGATCATCGTTCTTGGCGGACTGGAGAACCTCGCCGGCGTGACGATCGGAGCGGCGGTCCTCGCATTCGCGGAGTCGTTCGCGGTGCTGTTCATGCGGGCGAGCCTGCAGAACGTCGTCGCCTACGCGCTCCTCGTTGTCGCGCTCATCGTGATGCCGGGCGGCGTCGCCTCGCTGTTCGGACGGCGGACGTGA